The following coding sequences are from one Candidatus Nitrosopumilus sp. SW window:
- a CDS encoding NADPH-dependent FMN reductase yields the protein MKVIVISGSPRKNANTQILMKYVYEYTKLKNQDTKFINLSDGEIECYRGPDEEYNQATKNAAQDIIDSDVWLIGSPIYNSFFSSALKNLFEYINYKETSGKVAGMVILAAGNIGFVDVQTLITQLLSYFRVITNPKAVFLTTESITENNISEEGQARLKEMVDETLELAKKLEK from the coding sequence ATGAAAGTTATAGTAATTTCTGGCAGTCCAAGAAAAAATGCTAATACACAGATCTTAATGAAATACGTTTACGAATATACTAAATTAAAAAATCAAGATACAAAATTTATCAATTTATCAGATGGAGAAATTGAATGTTATAGAGGACCTGATGAAGAATACAATCAGGCAACAAAGAATGCTGCTCAAGACATCATAGATTCAGATGTGTGGCTGATAGGCTCACCAATTTACAATTCATTTTTTAGTTCTGCCCTGAAAAATTTGTTTGAATATATCAATTACAAAGAGACATCTGGAAAAGTTGCAGGAATGGTAATTTTGGCTGCAGGAAACATAGGATTTGTTGATGTTCAGACGTTGATTACTCAGTTATTATCATATTTCAGAGTAATCACAAACCCAAAGGCGGTTTTTCTAACTACAGAATCAATAACTGAAAATAATATTTCAGAAGAGGGACAAGCTAGACTAAAAGAAATGGTTGATGAAACTTTGGAACTTGCAAAAAAGCTAGAAAAGTGA
- the bluB gene encoding 5,6-dimethylbenzimidazole synthase codes for MKDDFTEEEKRGFYKAIYSRRDVRSHFTSKPIEDKILSKILHAAHHAPSVGFSQPWNFILIKDIETKKKIKASFEEEKNRSSQLVEEPKRSKYLSFKLEGILESPVNLCVTYDPSKFGPFVIGRSSIPEAGLYSVCCAIQNLWLSARTEGVGLGWVSILSNETLKENLNLPEHVVPVAYLCLGYVDDFAEKPDLETAGWLPRLELKDVVYFEKWNDQENETWKSIQEMIKKNLDYA; via the coding sequence TTGAAAGATGATTTTACTGAAGAAGAAAAAAGAGGATTCTACAAGGCAATTTATTCAAGAAGGGATGTAAGATCTCATTTTACGTCAAAGCCCATAGAAGATAAAATTCTCTCAAAAATTCTTCATGCAGCACATCATGCACCATCTGTAGGGTTTTCCCAACCATGGAATTTTATTTTGATAAAAGATATTGAAACAAAAAAGAAAATTAAAGCGTCATTTGAGGAAGAGAAGAATCGTTCATCACAATTAGTAGAGGAGCCAAAAAGATCCAAATATCTTTCATTCAAACTAGAAGGAATTTTAGAATCTCCAGTTAATTTGTGCGTAACGTATGATCCATCAAAATTTGGTCCATTTGTGATTGGAAGATCCAGTATTCCAGAAGCAGGATTGTATAGTGTATGTTGTGCAATTCAGAATTTGTGGTTATCAGCTAGAACAGAAGGAGTTGGTCTGGGATGGGTAAGTATCCTATCAAATGAGACACTAAAAGAAAATTTGAATTTACCAGAACATGTTGTTCCTGTAGCGTATTTGTGTTTAGGATATGTGGATGACTTTGCAGAAAAACCAGATCTTGAAACTGCAGGTTGGTTACCAAGACTTGAACTAAAAGATGTTGTGTATTTTGAAAAATGGAATGATCAAGAAAATGAAACTTGGAAAAGTATTCAAGAAATGATCAAGAAAAATCTTGACTACGCTTAA